A genomic region of Candidatus Limnocylindria bacterium contains the following coding sequences:
- a CDS encoding hydroxymethylglutaryl-CoA lyase yields the protein MTRIQIVEVSPRDGLQAESKTLPTETKLELITRLAEAGHTVIEATSFVNPKAVPQLADAEQLLRALKHRPGVRYPVLVPNEKGLDRALAAGADEIAVFASASESYSRKNLNHSRAEVLDGYRAVVRRAKDAHLRVRGYLSMVIADPWDGPTKPDVVVDSAKALLAMGCDELSLGDTSGVGTPGEIRTLLHTFADAKIANDKIALHLHDTYGQALANALAAMELGITTFDASVGGIG from the coding sequence GTGACCAGGATCCAGATCGTCGAGGTCAGCCCGCGCGACGGGCTCCAGGCGGAATCCAAAACGCTCCCGACCGAGACCAAGCTCGAGCTCATCACGCGTCTGGCGGAGGCCGGTCACACGGTGATCGAAGCGACGTCGTTCGTGAATCCCAAGGCCGTGCCGCAGCTCGCCGACGCCGAGCAGCTGCTCCGCGCGTTGAAGCACCGGCCCGGGGTGCGCTACCCGGTGCTCGTGCCGAACGAGAAGGGACTCGATCGAGCCCTGGCAGCGGGCGCGGACGAGATCGCGGTGTTCGCGTCCGCGTCGGAGAGCTACTCGCGCAAGAACCTGAATCATTCGCGCGCCGAAGTGCTCGACGGCTATCGCGCGGTTGTCCGGCGCGCGAAGGATGCGCACCTGCGCGTGCGCGGTTACCTCTCGATGGTCATCGCCGATCCGTGGGACGGCCCGACGAAACCTGACGTGGTCGTCGACAGCGCGAAGGCGCTGCTCGCGATGGGCTGCGACGAGCTATCCCTGGGCGACACGAGCGGCGTCGGCACACCGGGCGAGATCCGCACGCTGCTGCATACGTTCGCCGACGCGAAGATCGCGAACGACAAGATCGCGCTGCACCTGCACGACACATACGGTCAGGCACTCGCGAACGCGCTGGCCGCGATGGAGCTGGGCATCACGACGTTCGACGCGAGCGTCGGCGGCATCGG